GGTCCTTTATCCCCATTCTACCCTACTAAaaggaagaaatattttttattggtgtgtttgtatgcattttgtgtCTTGAGAATAATCTGCCTGTAAATggtcaaatttaaatgttttctatGGTAAAACAAGGCACAACTGACATCAAAATGGCTttcccacacatacatacacaaacacacagactttcCTGAATGTGTTCAGGCAAGCGCTCTTCCTACCTCTTCTTGCTAcaactctttctctttctctttctctctcaggctGTACAGAATTACTTGTTTATGTGTTGGGACCATGGAGGAATGTCATGATTGGGCCCCAATCGAGAATGGTCCAACACAATGACACTGACCTTCCAGTTGTGCCACAAGGCCCATCCAAGCCAGCAGAGCCCTCTACGCCCTGTTCTGTCCCACCAACACACTTTCGCCCCTTTCGCCACCAGCAGGACTGTAATCTCATCACCCAGGCTGTGCATCACTTGAGCCACAGTGGATTTTATTGGGGTCCCTTGGATGTGGATGAAGCTCACGCACAACTTGCCAAGCTCCCCCTTGGGACATTCTTAATCCGGGATAGCATGCAGGTGAATGTTTTCTTCACTCTAAGCTATCGGGCTCCCGAGGGACCTACAAGTGTACGGGTGCTCCTGAAAGATGGGGGTTTTAATTTGGCTGGGAGTAAACACAGTTTTCCTTGTCTATTTGCCCTGCTGGAGTACTATATATCCTCCCCCAAAAAGAGTCTGAGTAAGCCCTATCGTGGAGAAGCAGCACAAAGCCTACAAGAAATGGCAAGGAGAGCAGTGGTGCAAAGTTTTGGGAAGGATAGCATTCAACAACTCCCTGTGAGCAAGAA
This DNA window, taken from Xyrauchen texanus isolate HMW12.3.18 chromosome 5, RBS_HiC_50CHRs, whole genome shotgun sequence, encodes the following:
- the socs1b gene encoding suppressor of cytokine signaling 1b isoform X1, with amino-acid sequence MLRQSAGKLPLSFKRPVSCGTWVSQSETEMKKHLHSGLLYGCTELLVYVLGPWRNVMIGPQSRMVQHNDTDLPVVPQGPSKPAEPSTPCSVPPTHFRPFRHQQDCNLITQAVHHLSHSGFYWGPLDVDEAHAQLAKLPLGTFLIRDSMQVNVFFTLSYRAPEGPTSVRVLLKDGGFNLAGSKHSFPCLFALLEYYISSPKKSLSKPYRGEAAQSLQEMARRAVVQSFGKDSIQQLPVSKKLKEFLWLYPFSI
- the socs1b gene encoding suppressor of cytokine signaling 1b isoform X2; this translates as MVGCGCTELLVYVLGPWRNVMIGPQSRMVQHNDTDLPVVPQGPSKPAEPSTPCSVPPTHFRPFRHQQDCNLITQAVHHLSHSGFYWGPLDVDEAHAQLAKLPLGTFLIRDSMQVNVFFTLSYRAPEGPTSVRVLLKDGGFNLAGSKHSFPCLFALLEYYISSPKKSLSKPYRGEAAQSLQEMARRAVVQSFGKDSIQQLPVSKKLKEFLWLYPFSI